In the Methanothermobacter sp. genome, one interval contains:
- the hpt gene encoding hypoxanthine/guanine phosphoribosyltransferase: protein MLDKLKESLRNSPVIKKGEYDYFVNPVTDGIPLTEPEILEEIADEIVRRFNPDPGSVDKIVCIEAMGIHHATVLSLKTRIPFVVVRKRRYGLPGEVAVHQMTGYSEGELYINGVDGDDRVMVIDDVVSTGGTLLAVLEALREMEVEVVDVVTVIDKGEGSRVVKERTGFTVRSLVKVDVVDGRVTVEDIPDGGLND, encoded by the coding sequence ATGCTTGATAAACTAAAGGAAAGCCTCAGAAATTCCCCTGTAATAAAGAAGGGGGAGTATGACTACTTTGTTAACCCTGTAACTGATGGAATACCGCTCACAGAGCCTGAAATCCTTGAGGAAATTGCAGATGAAATAGTGAGGAGATTCAACCCGGATCCAGGCAGTGTGGATAAGATAGTGTGCATTGAGGCCATGGGTATACACCATGCCACGGTGCTATCACTCAAAACCCGCATTCCATTTGTTGTTGTAAGAAAAAGGAGGTACGGCCTCCCCGGGGAGGTCGCGGTCCACCAGATGACAGGTTACAGTGAGGGAGAACTTTACATAAACGGTGTTGATGGGGACGACCGTGTAATGGTAATCGATGACGTCGTGAGTACCGGCGGGACACTGCTGGCTGTCCTTGAGGCCCTCAGGGAAATGGAAGTGGAGGTTGTGGACGTTGTAACCGTCATAGATAAGGGTGAGGGCTCAAGGGTGGTGAAGGAGAGGACAGGGTTCACTGTAAGGAGCCTTGTGAAGGTGGATGTTGTTGACGGGCGGGTCACCGTTGAGGACATCCCGGATGGGGGGCTGAATGATTAA